The Microbacterium sp. KUDC0406 genome includes a window with the following:
- the glmS gene encoding glutamine--fructose-6-phosphate transaminase (isomerizing) produces MCGIVGYVGPRPSQDILLAGLARLEYRGYDSAGIAVIDENGELGMRKKAGKLAVLRDSLADAALPDGSTGIGHTRWATHGGPTDVNAHPHLADDGRLAVIHNGIIENFSVLRGELAEAGVTFLSETDTEVAAALLGQEYRRSGDLATAFQSVVNRLEGAFTLLAMHQDQPGLVVGARRNSPLVIGLGEGENFLGSDVAAFVEHTRSALAIGQDQIVAITPSEVTVTDFDGNAVEAQPFEVSWDAAAAEKGGWSSFMAKEVAEQPEAVANTIRGRIQEGQVIIPELDGSDDLFTGINRVIITACGTASYAALVGKYAIEQWARVPVDVELAHEFRYRDPVIGDDTLVVSISQSGETMDTLMAVKYARERGARTLSVCNTQGATIPRESDAVVYTHAGPEVAVASTKAFSAQITALLLLGLHMGRVRGTHADATTEVAELQSLSDKIAQVLSEEQEHVSQLAGWMADTRSVLFLGRHVGYPIALEGALKLKEISYIHAEGFAAGELKHGPIALIEAGQPVFVIVPSPRHSSLIHSKVVSNIQEIRARGARVIVVAEEGDAAVLPFADEVIRIPLAGALFEPVLAVVPLQIFAMALATAKGLDVDQPRNLAKSVTVE; encoded by the coding sequence ATGTGTGGAATCGTCGGATACGTGGGCCCGCGGCCCAGCCAGGACATCCTGCTCGCCGGACTCGCCCGTCTCGAGTACCGCGGCTATGACTCTGCCGGAATCGCCGTGATCGATGAGAACGGCGAGCTCGGCATGCGCAAGAAGGCCGGCAAGCTGGCCGTGCTGCGGGACTCGCTGGCGGATGCCGCGCTGCCGGACGGCAGCACGGGCATCGGGCACACCCGCTGGGCGACCCACGGTGGCCCGACCGACGTCAACGCGCATCCGCACCTCGCCGATGACGGCCGGCTCGCCGTCATCCACAACGGCATCATCGAGAACTTCTCGGTGCTGCGCGGCGAACTGGCCGAGGCCGGCGTCACCTTCCTCAGCGAGACCGACACCGAGGTGGCCGCCGCGCTGCTCGGCCAGGAGTACCGCCGCAGCGGCGACCTCGCCACCGCGTTCCAGAGCGTGGTGAATCGCCTGGAGGGCGCATTCACCCTGCTGGCGATGCACCAGGACCAGCCCGGTCTGGTCGTCGGCGCGCGCCGCAACTCGCCGCTCGTGATCGGGCTGGGCGAAGGGGAGAACTTCCTCGGCTCCGACGTCGCCGCGTTCGTCGAGCACACCCGCAGCGCGCTCGCGATCGGGCAGGACCAGATCGTCGCGATCACGCCTTCCGAGGTGACGGTGACCGACTTCGACGGCAACGCGGTCGAGGCGCAGCCGTTCGAGGTGTCGTGGGACGCCGCCGCTGCCGAGAAGGGTGGCTGGTCGTCGTTCATGGCCAAGGAGGTCGCCGAGCAGCCCGAGGCCGTGGCGAACACCATCCGCGGTCGCATCCAGGAGGGTCAGGTCATCATCCCGGAGCTCGACGGGTCGGACGACCTGTTCACCGGCATCAATCGCGTGATCATCACCGCGTGCGGCACAGCGTCGTACGCCGCCCTGGTCGGCAAGTACGCGATCGAGCAGTGGGCCCGCGTGCCGGTCGACGTCGAGCTCGCGCACGAGTTCCGCTATCGCGACCCGGTGATCGGCGACGACACCCTCGTCGTCTCGATCAGCCAGTCCGGCGAGACCATGGACACGCTGATGGCGGTCAAGTACGCCCGCGAGCGCGGCGCCCGCACGCTGTCGGTCTGCAACACTCAGGGCGCGACCATTCCGCGCGAATCGGACGCCGTCGTGTACACCCACGCCGGCCCCGAGGTCGCGGTCGCGTCGACCAAGGCGTTCTCGGCGCAGATCACCGCGCTGCTGCTGCTCGGCCTGCACATGGGTCGCGTCCGCGGGACGCACGCGGATGCCACGACCGAGGTCGCCGAGCTGCAGTCGCTGTCGGACAAGATCGCGCAGGTGTTGTCAGAGGAGCAGGAGCACGTCTCGCAGCTGGCCGGCTGGATGGCCGACACCCGCTCGGTGCTGTTCCTCGGCCGCCACGTGGGCTACCCGATCGCGCTCGAGGGTGCGCTCAAGCTCAAGGAGATCTCGTACATCCACGCCGAGGGCTTCGCCGCCGGCGAGCTGAAGCACGGTCCGATCGCCCTGATCGAGGCCGGGCAGCCGGTGTTCGTGATCGTGCCGTCGCCGCGGCACTCGTCGCTGATCCACTCGAAGGTCGTCTCGAACATCCAGGAGATCCGCGCTCGCGGCGCCCGCGTGATCGTGGTGGCCGAGGAGGGGGATGCCGCGGTGCTGCCGTTCGCCGACGAGGTCATCCGGATTCCGCTGGCCGGTGCGCTCTTCGAGCCGGTGCTCGCGGTCGTGCCGCTGCAGATCTTCGCGATGGCGCTCGCCACCGCGAAGGGCCTCGACGTCGACCAGCCCCGCAACCTGGCCAAGTCCGTCACCGTGGAGTGA
- the coaA gene encoding type I pantothenate kinase, translated as MTDPTLPLSPYRAIDRADWARLAAGLDQPLTETEVVELRGIGDRLDLTEVSEVYLPLSRLLSLYATSTKGLGAATSAFLQEPDSTTPFVVGVAGSVAVGKSTIARLLRELMSRWPGTPRVELVTTDGFLYPNAELERRGLMDRKGFPESYDRRALLSFLTEVKSGADEVRAPFYSHMRYDIIPDATVVVRRPDVVIVEGLNVLQPPPAPNDVAVSDLFDFSIYVDADPAHIAQWYVDRFLALRKGAFTNPSSYFNVFAHLTDDEAVTTAMGYWNDINMPNLLENVLPTRHRATLVLRKGVDHAVERVQLRKV; from the coding sequence GTGACCGACCCGACTCTGCCGCTGTCTCCGTACCGCGCGATCGATCGCGCGGACTGGGCGCGGCTGGCCGCCGGTCTGGATCAGCCGCTGACCGAGACCGAGGTCGTCGAACTGCGCGGCATCGGCGACCGCCTCGACCTCACCGAGGTCAGCGAGGTGTATCTGCCGCTGAGCCGCCTGCTCAGCCTCTACGCCACCTCGACGAAGGGCCTGGGCGCGGCGACCAGTGCGTTCCTGCAGGAACCGGACTCCACGACGCCGTTCGTCGTCGGCGTGGCCGGATCGGTCGCGGTCGGCAAGTCCACGATCGCGCGCCTGCTGCGCGAGCTGATGAGCCGCTGGCCGGGCACCCCGCGCGTCGAGCTGGTCACCACCGACGGATTCCTCTACCCGAACGCCGAGCTGGAGCGCCGCGGCCTGATGGACCGCAAGGGATTCCCCGAGTCGTACGACCGCCGCGCGCTGCTCTCGTTCCTCACCGAGGTCAAGAGCGGTGCGGACGAGGTGCGCGCGCCGTTCTACTCGCACATGCGGTACGACATCATCCCGGATGCCACGGTCGTGGTGCGCCGTCCGGACGTCGTCATCGTGGAGGGGCTGAACGTGCTGCAGCCGCCGCCCGCGCCGAACGACGTCGCGGTGAGCGACCTGTTCGACTTCTCGATCTACGTCGACGCCGACCCCGCGCACATCGCGCAGTGGTACGTCGACCGGTTCCTCGCGCTGCGCAAGGGTGCGTTCACCAACCCGTCGTCGTACTTCAACGTGTTCGCGCACCTCACCGACGACGAGGCCGTCACGACGGCGATGGGGTACTGGAACGACATCAACATGCCGAACCTGCTCGAGAACGTGCTGCCCACCAGGCACCGCGCGACGCTCGTGCTGCGCAAGGGCGTCGACCACGCGGTCGAGAGGGTGCAGCTGCGCAAGGTCTGA
- the lepB gene encoding signal peptidase I: MSEHAGDAPLPPLWRRITGSTWFHLIAAFVVVGALLSFVAKPYWVPSGSMEQTLQVGDRVLVNRLAYIGDAHPGDGDVIVFDADETWGPHASDDENPLKTVLRRLGEVSGFGPSGEHTLIKRVIAGPGQTVSCCDAEGRMLVDGEPVDEPYVFADFPFEPGALDCETTPSSMRCLPEVTVPEGAYLVLGDHRANSADGAYPCRGRVDPDPGCWRWAHDDDVVGRAVVILFPFDRWSGL; this comes from the coding sequence ATGTCCGAGCACGCCGGCGACGCGCCCCTGCCTCCGCTCTGGCGGCGGATCACCGGCAGCACCTGGTTCCACCTGATCGCGGCGTTCGTGGTCGTCGGCGCGCTGCTGTCGTTCGTCGCGAAGCCGTACTGGGTGCCGTCGGGATCGATGGAGCAGACGCTGCAGGTCGGCGACCGTGTGCTGGTGAACCGCCTCGCCTACATCGGCGACGCGCATCCGGGTGACGGCGACGTCATCGTCTTCGATGCCGACGAGACGTGGGGACCGCACGCATCCGACGACGAGAATCCGCTGAAGACGGTGCTGCGCCGGCTCGGCGAGGTCAGCGGCTTCGGTCCGTCGGGCGAGCACACCCTGATCAAGCGGGTGATCGCCGGGCCGGGGCAGACGGTGTCCTGCTGCGACGCCGAGGGCAGGATGCTCGTCGACGGCGAGCCCGTCGACGAGCCGTACGTCTTCGCGGACTTCCCGTTCGAGCCCGGCGCGCTGGACTGCGAAACGACGCCGAGTTCGATGCGCTGCCTGCCCGAGGTCACGGTGCCGGAGGGCGCGTATCTGGTGCTCGGCGATCATCGGGCGAACTCGGCCGACGGCGCGTATCCATGCCGTGGACGGGTGGATCCTGACCCCGGATGCTGGCGCTGGGCGCACGACGACGACGTCGTGGGCCGTGCCGTGGTGATCCTGTTCCCGTTCGACCGCTGGTCAGGCCTCTGA